One Moorella sp. E308F DNA segment encodes these proteins:
- a CDS encoding OPT/YSL family transporter — translation MEEKLLTEKHPRAFEPVVLILNIILSVLGAIIGLQILTTLGVTPNTSIIGVLVAIALSRIPAGWLARYRSIHRQNLVQSNISSATFGAANSLLLPIGIPYLFGRPDLVVPMLIGATMGMLIDLAMLYWFFDSRVFPGKAAWPPGVAAAEAIYAGDEGGRRAWLLVWGTIIGIIGSYFKVSMSAFGVAFIGNVWALAMFGVGLLLRGYSTTLFGVDINKLYIPHGMMIGAGLVAGIQILFILLRGRKEGRIHASADAPGDYTRSEEHVSKGLVRGFGLYVAAALILAFLGGLYTEMPAWQLVFWAIFAAVSCILAEFIVGLSAMHAGWFPAFATALIFLVLGMALGFPAPALALLVGFVASGGPAFADAGYDLKAGWILRGEGRNRDFELEGRWQQFLAGLVGLAVAWVMVTLFHDVYFRQDLFPPVDRVYAATIKAGVDAAIIKNLVLWAIPGALIQALGGSDRQIGIMLATGLLILNPMAGYAVLAGIIIRVLVLKFMGKEAETPMTILAAGFIAGDALYGFFNSVFKAKWK, via the coding sequence ATGGAAGAAAAATTGTTAACAGAAAAACATCCCCGAGCTTTTGAACCCGTCGTTCTTATTTTAAATATTATTCTTTCGGTTCTCGGGGCAATTATCGGCCTGCAAATATTAACAACCCTTGGGGTGACCCCGAATACTTCCATTATCGGTGTGCTGGTGGCTATTGCCCTGTCCCGGATTCCGGCAGGGTGGCTGGCCAGATACCGATCCATTCACCGCCAGAATCTGGTCCAGTCGAATATCTCCAGCGCTACCTTTGGGGCGGCCAATTCTTTACTGCTTCCGATAGGTATTCCTTACCTGTTTGGCCGGCCCGACCTGGTTGTCCCGATGCTGATTGGTGCGACCATGGGTATGCTTATTGACCTGGCTATGTTGTACTGGTTCTTCGATTCCCGTGTTTTCCCCGGCAAAGCGGCCTGGCCGCCCGGCGTGGCTGCAGCCGAAGCCATCTACGCCGGCGACGAAGGCGGCAGGAGGGCCTGGCTTCTGGTCTGGGGGACTATTATCGGTATTATTGGCTCCTACTTTAAGGTTTCCATGTCTGCTTTTGGCGTAGCCTTCATCGGCAATGTCTGGGCCCTGGCCATGTTTGGTGTTGGCCTGCTGCTCAGGGGTTATTCTACTACCCTTTTTGGCGTGGATATCAACAAGCTCTATATTCCCCACGGGATGATGATCGGTGCTGGCCTGGTGGCAGGCATCCAGATCCTCTTCATTCTTCTTAGGGGAAGAAAAGAAGGAAGGATTCATGCAAGCGCTGATGCACCCGGCGATTACACCCGGAGCGAAGAACATGTCAGCAAAGGTTTAGTCCGCGGTTTTGGCCTTTATGTAGCTGCCGCCCTTATTTTGGCCTTCCTGGGCGGCCTCTATACGGAAATGCCGGCCTGGCAGCTTGTTTTCTGGGCCATCTTTGCTGCCGTTTCCTGTATCCTGGCAGAATTCATCGTTGGCCTTTCCGCCATGCACGCCGGCTGGTTCCCGGCTTTTGCTACGGCACTGATTTTTCTCGTTCTAGGTATGGCCCTGGGGTTCCCGGCCCCGGCCCTGGCCCTGCTGGTGGGATTTGTCGCCTCGGGAGGACCGGCCTTTGCCGACGCCGGCTATGACTTGAAGGCCGGCTGGATTTTAAGGGGTGAAGGACGTAACCGCGACTTTGAGCTGGAAGGGCGCTGGCAGCAGTTCCTGGCCGGCCTGGTAGGGCTGGCGGTGGCCTGGGTAATGGTCACCTTGTTCCATGATGTATATTTTCGCCAGGATTTGTTCCCTCCCGTCGACCGGGTGTATGCGGCCACCATTAAGGCGGGCGTAGACGCTGCTATTATCAAAAACCTGGTGCTGTGGGCCATTCCCGGAGCCCTGATCCAGGCCCTGGGCGGCTCCGACAGACAGATAGGGATAATGTTAGCTACCGGTCTCTTAATCCTCAATCCCATGGCGGGTTATGCCGTACTGGCCGGCATTATTATCCGCGTCCTGGTTCTCAAGTTTATGGGCAAGGAAGCCGAAACGCCCATGACCATCCTGGCCGCCGGTTTTATCGCCGGCGATGCCCTCTATGGCTTCTTCAACTCGGTATTCAAGGCTAAATGGAAGTAA
- a CDS encoding AroM family protein, translated as MVRKVGAITIGQSPRVDVVPEIEAILGDRIEIIEAGALDGLSHEEIAALAPGPGDYVLVTRLRDGSSVKLAEQRILSLMQARIDEVVAAGAEAVLLLCTGEFPPFSCPRLILQPQLILHHFTAAVAAGRRLGIIVPDPGQVEQAGVRWAGMGSALAVEAASPYGPVEAIWQAAARLQEWQAELIVLDCMGFNMDMKKEIMKRTGIPTILPRTVAARVILELLS; from the coding sequence ATGGTACGTAAAGTAGGCGCTATTACCATCGGGCAGTCGCCCCGCGTTGATGTCGTGCCGGAAATAGAGGCAATTCTTGGGGACAGAATAGAAATAATCGAAGCGGGAGCCCTTGACGGTTTAAGCCATGAAGAAATAGCGGCCCTGGCGCCGGGACCGGGGGATTACGTCCTGGTGACCAGGTTGCGGGACGGCAGTTCGGTAAAGCTTGCCGAGCAGCGTATTTTATCGTTAATGCAGGCCCGGATTGACGAGGTGGTTGCTGCGGGCGCCGAGGCTGTTTTATTGCTGTGTACAGGGGAATTTCCTCCTTTTTCCTGCCCACGGTTAATTTTGCAGCCCCAGCTAATCCTGCATCATTTCACCGCTGCCGTCGCGGCCGGGCGACGGCTGGGGATAATAGTTCCTGATCCGGGCCAGGTAGAGCAGGCCGGGGTGCGCTGGGCCGGAATGGGTAGCGCCCTGGCAGTAGAAGCCGCTTCGCCCTATGGACCTGTAGAGGCCATATGGCAGGCAGCCGCCAGGCTACAGGAGTGGCAGGCGGAATTGATTGTCCTAGATTGCATGGGCTTCAATATGGACATGAAAAAAGAAATCATGAAGCGTACCGGCATTCCAACCATACTGCCGCGCACGGTTGCCGCGCGTGTCATTCTGGAATTATTATCCTGA
- a CDS encoding cysteine desulfurase family protein — protein MQPAIYLDNSATTPVLPAIAAVMHKMLVENYGNPSSLHGLGIAAEKALAHARRQVAGLIGARPSEVYFTSGGTEANNWAVWGISRARRRQGNHIITTAVEHPSLLAACRRLETEGFEVTYLPVDSRGVISAADLEAALRKDTILVSVMSVNNETGALQPVEEVARLVRSKSRAVLHVDHIQGYGKIPLNCQQPGIDLISLSAHKIHGPKGTGALYIKEGLRLEPLLVGGDQEAGRRAGTENTAGIAAFGLAAELAAAHMEERVARMREIKIELATRLLESIPGARINGPPPEEGAPHILNVSFPGVRAEVLVHMLEQRGIYVSTGSACHSRKQEASHVLKALHLERWRLEGAIRISLGALNTPDEVTPAVEAIKECVTELWAL, from the coding sequence TTGCAGCCAGCCATCTACCTGGATAACAGTGCTACCACACCCGTTCTGCCCGCCATCGCGGCTGTAATGCATAAAATGCTGGTGGAAAATTACGGTAACCCCTCTTCCCTCCACGGCCTGGGTATTGCCGCTGAAAAGGCCCTGGCTCACGCCCGCCGCCAGGTAGCCGGCCTGATAGGCGCCCGGCCCTCGGAAGTCTACTTTACCTCCGGCGGCACCGAAGCCAATAACTGGGCCGTATGGGGTATCAGTCGCGCCCGCCGGCGCCAGGGTAACCACATTATCACCACGGCCGTCGAGCACCCCTCCTTGCTGGCCGCCTGCCGGCGGCTGGAGACCGAAGGTTTCGAGGTTACCTATCTCCCGGTAGACTCCCGGGGCGTCATCAGTGCGGCCGATCTGGAAGCCGCCTTAAGGAAAGATACTATCCTGGTAAGCGTTATGAGCGTTAACAATGAGACGGGAGCGCTGCAGCCTGTCGAGGAGGTTGCCCGCCTGGTCCGCAGCAAAAGCCGGGCCGTCCTGCATGTCGACCACATCCAGGGGTACGGCAAAATTCCCTTGAACTGTCAGCAGCCAGGTATTGATCTTATATCCCTCAGCGCCCATAAAATCCACGGGCCCAAAGGTACCGGTGCCTTGTATATAAAGGAAGGACTGCGCCTGGAGCCTTTACTCGTTGGCGGTGACCAGGAAGCCGGCCGGCGGGCGGGAACAGAAAATACGGCGGGTATTGCCGCCTTTGGCCTGGCAGCCGAGCTTGCTGCCGCTCACATGGAGGAACGGGTGGCCAGAATGCGGGAAATAAAAATCGAGCTGGCTACGAGGCTCTTGGAATCCATCCCCGGCGCGCGAATTAACGGGCCCCCTCCGGAGGAAGGCGCCCCCCATATTTTGAATGTCTCCTTCCCCGGCGTCCGGGCGGAAGTCCTGGTCCACATGCTGGAGCAAAGGGGCATCTACGTCTCCACCGGTTCGGCCTGCCACTCCCGCAAGCAGGAGGCCAGCCACGTCCTCAAAGCCCTGCACCTGGAACGCTGGCGCCTGGAAGGGGCCATCCGCATCAGCCTGGGGGCCCTAAATACTCCTGATGAAGTAACCCCTGCTGTCGAAGCTATAAAGGAATGTGTAACGGAACTGTGGGCTTTGTAG
- a CDS encoding PucR family transcriptional regulator translates to MGITVREALKLGGLQRATLLAGEAGLDNVIKFVDILEIPDPRGWLRPNEFIITTGYAVKNDLEAQLNLLRELAGAGGAGLAIKFGRFIGAVPEEMCRLAGELKLPLLSVPDDVPYVEITNPLMAAIVNEQARQLEYSEKVHRKLTQVALEASNLQAVATALAALVEREVVICNEEFKPLAEAGKGPSSETFQLPPEEAKRLNLTQKAVEVALWYKGTRRRYFASPVDVRGRRYGYVMVEGQTPLSELNHIALEHAVTVTALQMVKEEAVAEVQRSLQRDLLEDLIAGAFRHRELAVSRAEALGIFLEEPKVIMAIDIDDFSGYLLHRPEVYETNTEKLKRNFHRSVNSCLAALERRVLTVQRSDSVVAILPASAEEGQARVGWSNLRIKLQELAVEIQQQIARELNGVTVSVGISSVAQDPMDISKRYQEARNAIRTARLIKGRGAVAFWEDVELYHVLGQSGRALARFYHSILGSLDRPEVKNREVLLETLRVYLESEGNVMAAAEKLYVHRNTLRYRLQRIEELLGRDLDSPDERLAIWLALKARALLKSDK, encoded by the coding sequence ATGGGCATAACCGTCAGAGAGGCTTTAAAGTTGGGGGGCCTGCAGAGGGCCACCCTGCTGGCTGGCGAAGCAGGACTAGATAATGTTATAAAATTTGTAGATATCCTGGAGATACCTGATCCCCGCGGGTGGCTCAGGCCCAATGAATTTATTATTACAACAGGATATGCGGTAAAGAACGACCTGGAAGCGCAGTTGAATCTTTTACGGGAGCTGGCAGGGGCGGGCGGAGCCGGCCTGGCCATAAAGTTCGGGCGGTTTATCGGCGCTGTTCCGGAGGAAATGTGCCGCCTGGCCGGCGAGTTAAAGCTGCCCCTCTTGAGTGTGCCTGATGACGTCCCGTATGTGGAGATCACCAATCCACTGATGGCGGCCATTGTCAATGAACAGGCAAGGCAGCTTGAGTATTCGGAGAAAGTCCACCGTAAGCTTACCCAGGTGGCCCTGGAGGCCAGCAATCTCCAGGCCGTTGCCACAGCTCTGGCCGCCCTGGTGGAGCGGGAAGTAGTTATTTGCAATGAGGAATTCAAGCCCCTGGCAGAGGCGGGTAAGGGCCCATCTTCGGAAACCTTTCAGCTGCCGCCTGAAGAAGCCAAAAGGCTCAATTTGACGCAGAAAGCGGTAGAAGTAGCCCTCTGGTACAAAGGGACACGGCGGCGGTATTTTGCCTCTCCTGTTGACGTCAGGGGCCGGCGCTATGGCTACGTAATGGTAGAAGGGCAAACGCCCTTGAGCGAATTAAACCATATCGCCCTGGAGCATGCCGTGACGGTAACTGCCCTGCAAATGGTCAAGGAAGAAGCTGTGGCCGAAGTCCAGCGGAGCCTGCAGCGGGATCTGCTGGAGGACCTGATAGCCGGGGCCTTTCGCCATCGCGAACTGGCCGTCAGCCGGGCTGAAGCCCTGGGTATTTTTCTAGAGGAACCCAAGGTGATCATGGCCATCGACATAGATGATTTTAGCGGTTATCTCTTGCACCGGCCCGAAGTCTATGAAACAAACACTGAAAAGCTAAAACGCAATTTTCACCGGTCAGTAAATTCCTGCCTTGCAGCCTTAGAACGGCGGGTTTTAACGGTCCAGCGCAGCGACAGCGTTGTAGCCATCTTACCGGCGTCAGCGGAGGAAGGGCAAGCCAGAGTGGGCTGGAGCAACTTAAGAATTAAGCTCCAGGAACTCGCTGTGGAAATTCAACAGCAAATTGCCAGGGAGTTGAACGGCGTAACTGTATCCGTGGGTATAAGCTCTGTAGCCCAGGACCCTATGGATATCAGCAAGCGCTACCAGGAGGCTAGAAACGCCATAAGGACGGCCAGGCTTATCAAAGGAAGAGGCGCCGTAGCGTTCTGGGAGGATGTAGAATTATACCATGTTTTGGGGCAATCGGGCCGGGCCCTGGCCAGGTTTTACCACTCGATTCTGGGATCGCTGGATCGTCCGGAAGTCAAAAACCGTGAGGTCCTGCTGGAAACTTTACGCGTTTATCTCGAGTCTGAGGGAAACGTAATGGCTGCAGCCGAAAAGCTGTACGTGCACCGTAATACCCTGCGTTACCGGCTGCAGCGAATTGAAGAACTTCTCGGGCGCGATCTGGATTCGCCTGACGAAAGACTAGCCATCTGGCTGGCCCTGAAGGCCCGGGCACTCCTCAAATCTGATAAATAA
- a CDS encoding cell wall hydrolase, with protein sequence MYPSRRRLIIPVLLVVILISAALWQFYRQGHVPRALPTQAGVPVAVGDELNLLARLIAAEAGNEPYEGQVAVGAVVLNRVRSPLFPTSISGVIYEPWAFESVHNGLIWQVTNLASPTAAAADALNGWDPTYGALFFWNPAKPVSPWIWTRTIITQIGNHVFAR encoded by the coding sequence ATGTATCCTTCCCGCCGCCGCTTAATCATACCGGTTCTCCTGGTTGTCATCCTAATCAGTGCCGCCCTGTGGCAGTTTTATCGCCAGGGGCATGTCCCCCGAGCCCTCCCCACCCAGGCCGGGGTACCGGTTGCTGTGGGGGATGAACTTAACCTCCTGGCACGGTTAATTGCTGCCGAAGCCGGCAACGAGCCTTATGAGGGCCAGGTAGCCGTAGGGGCCGTCGTCTTGAACCGGGTACGCAGCCCCCTCTTCCCCACCAGCATCAGCGGCGTGATTTACGAACCCTGGGCCTTTGAAAGCGTCCACAATGGCCTTATCTGGCAGGTCACCAACCTGGCTTCACCTACCGCGGCTGCCGCCGATGCCTTGAATGGGTGGGACCCCACCTACGGCGCCCTTTTCTTCTGGAACCCGGCCAAGCCCGTCAGCCCCTGGATTTGGACCAGGACCATTATTACCCAGATCGGTAACCACGTCTTTGCCCGTTAA
- a CDS encoding DUF1177 domain-containing protein has product MALKQVIEAYELLDSAYVDGYEVAGLLKKAGLEDVEVKRIAGAKGFTDFIKVRVPGSNGKVKGGSAPTLGIIGRLGGLGARPERIGFVSDGDGALAAVAAALKLGTMQKKGDILAGDVIIATHICPNAPTRPHDPVPFMDSPVDIAAMNRHEVDPAMDAILSIDTTKGNRVINHRGFAISPTVKEGYILRVSEDLLDLMQIATGRLPVVFPVTTQDITPYGNGLYHLNSILQPCVATAAPVVGVAITAEVPVPGCATGASHLVDIEAAVRFCIEVAKAFGQGKCRIYDEEEFERLKALYGPMDHLQTLGKS; this is encoded by the coding sequence ATGGCTCTTAAACAGGTAATAGAAGCTTATGAACTTCTTGACAGCGCTTATGTTGATGGCTATGAGGTGGCAGGCTTACTTAAAAAGGCCGGCCTGGAAGACGTAGAGGTAAAGCGGATTGCCGGCGCCAAGGGTTTTACGGACTTTATCAAAGTCAGGGTACCGGGAAGCAATGGTAAGGTTAAAGGCGGCAGCGCGCCGACCCTGGGGATAATCGGCCGGCTGGGTGGCCTGGGCGCCCGGCCGGAAAGGATAGGTTTTGTGTCCGACGGCGACGGCGCCCTGGCTGCGGTGGCTGCCGCCTTGAAACTGGGGACCATGCAGAAGAAGGGGGATATACTGGCCGGGGATGTGATTATTGCTACCCATATCTGTCCCAATGCGCCGACCAGGCCTCATGATCCCGTGCCCTTCATGGATTCGCCGGTGGATATTGCTGCAATGAACCGCCATGAAGTCGACCCGGCCATGGACGCCATTCTTTCCATTGATACAACCAAAGGCAACCGGGTTATCAATCACCGCGGTTTTGCTATCTCGCCGACGGTTAAAGAGGGGTATATCCTGCGGGTTAGTGAAGACCTGCTCGACCTGATGCAGATTGCAACCGGCAGGTTACCGGTAGTCTTCCCGGTTACTACCCAGGACATTACGCCCTACGGCAACGGCCTTTATCACCTGAACAGCATTTTGCAACCTTGCGTAGCCACGGCGGCGCCGGTAGTGGGGGTGGCCATTACAGCCGAAGTGCCGGTCCCGGGCTGCGCCACCGGCGCCAGTCACCTGGTAGATATTGAAGCTGCCGTTCGCTTCTGTATCGAAGTGGCCAAGGCCTTTGGCCAGGGTAAGTGCCGCATTTACGATGAGGAAGAATTTGAACGGTTGAAGGCCCTTTACGGCCCCATGGACCACCTGCAGACTTTGGGTAAAAGCTAA
- a CDS encoding aspartate/glutamate racemase family protein, translating into MLAVIRVLTTQDENLLNAHGRIITAKYGLPTRSYCIPDQPEGIYNEETERIAVPKIVRLARQAEEEGAKAIFISCAADPALQEVRAECKVPVIGAGSAAAAVALALGRRIGVLNLTEATPAAVATVLGSHMVAETRPEGVKNTRDLLTPAGKEKAVKAAGELVSKGADVIVFACTGYSTIGLAGEIRERLRVRIVDAVEAGGVVARYTLQN; encoded by the coding sequence GTGCTGGCAGTTATTCGTGTCCTCACTACCCAGGACGAAAATTTACTTAATGCCCATGGGCGCATAATCACTGCAAAATATGGGCTGCCGACCCGGAGCTACTGTATACCTGACCAGCCGGAGGGCATATATAATGAAGAAACTGAAAGAATTGCCGTTCCCAAAATAGTGCGCCTGGCTCGCCAGGCGGAGGAAGAAGGGGCTAAGGCGATTTTTATTAGCTGTGCGGCCGACCCGGCCCTGCAAGAGGTGCGGGCGGAATGCAAAGTACCTGTCATTGGTGCCGGTTCAGCGGCCGCCGCCGTAGCACTGGCCCTTGGCAGGAGGATTGGCGTCTTAAACCTGACTGAGGCTACTCCGGCGGCGGTAGCTACCGTCCTCGGCTCCCACATGGTTGCCGAAACCAGGCCGGAGGGGGTGAAAAATACCAGGGATCTGCTGACCCCGGCGGGTAAAGAAAAAGCCGTTAAGGCTGCCGGCGAACTGGTTAGTAAAGGGGCCGACGTCATTGTTTTCGCCTGCACGGGTTACTCTACCATCGGCCTGGCCGGAGAAATCAGAGAACGCCTGAGGGTAAGGATTGTGGATGCAGTAGAAGCCGGCGGAGTGGTTGCCAGGTATACTTTACAAAATTAG
- a CDS encoding DUF917 domain-containing protein, protein MSLKMTLDYEVMEAAVLGGAVLGGGGGGSMELGRQAARLALELGTPVLIPIDALADDAMLLTVSAVGAPAARTAFVKPVHYIRTVELFSKNTGEKIHGLITNECGGLASVNGWLQAAALGIPVIDAPCNGRAHPTGVMGSMGLHRVAGYISRQVAVGGNPQTNSYIEVFASGSLEATASMVRQASIQAGGLVAVARNPVTAGYAKENAAPGAIGKCIAVGRAILANRAKGPLPAIEAAAEVLGGAIIFTGKVAAVSLQTTGGFDVGKVVVQGERQMAELTFWNEYITLEIEGERKGTFPDLLATMDLSSGLPLSSAEIQEGQEIAILHVHRDRLILGSGMKDPDLFHVVEKATGKEVIKYVFAGRGV, encoded by the coding sequence ATGAGCTTGAAGATGACGCTTGATTACGAAGTTATGGAAGCGGCCGTACTGGGCGGGGCTGTTCTGGGGGGCGGCGGTGGTGGTTCCATGGAGCTGGGACGCCAGGCCGCCCGCCTGGCTCTAGAGCTGGGCACCCCTGTATTAATACCAATTGATGCCCTTGCTGACGATGCCATGCTGCTTACCGTTTCGGCCGTTGGAGCGCCGGCGGCCAGGACGGCCTTTGTCAAGCCGGTGCATTATATACGTACCGTGGAGTTGTTCAGCAAAAATACAGGCGAAAAGATTCACGGTTTAATTACCAATGAATGTGGCGGCCTGGCCAGCGTTAACGGGTGGCTGCAGGCCGCGGCCCTGGGCATACCCGTGATCGATGCCCCCTGTAACGGCAGGGCCCATCCCACCGGGGTCATGGGCTCCATGGGGCTGCATAGAGTTGCCGGGTATATCTCCCGGCAGGTGGCAGTCGGCGGCAATCCCCAAACGAATAGCTATATTGAGGTTTTTGCCAGCGGTTCCCTGGAGGCAACCGCCAGTATGGTAAGGCAGGCTTCAATACAAGCCGGCGGGCTGGTGGCCGTAGCCAGGAATCCGGTTACGGCAGGGTATGCGAAGGAAAATGCTGCCCCCGGCGCCATAGGCAAGTGTATCGCTGTGGGCAGAGCCATCCTGGCCAATCGCGCTAAAGGCCCCCTGCCGGCAATCGAAGCGGCAGCGGAAGTTTTAGGCGGTGCCATAATTTTTACCGGGAAAGTGGCTGCCGTTAGCCTGCAGACCACCGGCGGCTTTGATGTTGGTAAAGTAGTAGTCCAGGGCGAACGGCAGATGGCGGAACTTACCTTCTGGAACGAATATATTACTCTAGAAATTGAAGGTGAAAGGAAAGGCACTTTTCCAGACCTGCTGGCAACTATGGACCTCAGTAGCGGTTTGCCCCTGTCTTCGGCAGAAATCCAGGAAGGGCAGGAGATAGCCATTTTGCACGTTCATCGTGACAGGTTAATTCTGGGAAGCGGCATGAAGGATCCTGACCTTTTTCATGTGGTAGAAAAGGCTACCGGAAAAGAAGTAATCAAATACGTATTCGCTGGAAGAGGGGTGTAA
- a CDS encoding FmdB family zinc ribbon protein, with protein MPIYEYKCAKCGVFEQEQRITAPPLEKCPTCGGPVHRLIGHNISVIYKAGGFYTTENRSQEYKDKAKEETKTESKAS; from the coding sequence ATGCCTATCTACGAATACAAATGTGCCAAATGCGGGGTATTTGAACAGGAGCAGCGCATTACCGCCCCTCCCCTGGAGAAATGCCCCACCTGCGGCGGGCCTGTACACCGGCTGATCGGGCATAATATCAGCGTCATCTACAAGGCCGGCGGTTTCTATACCACCGAAAACCGCAGCCAGGAATATAAGGATAAGGCTAAAGAGGAAACGAAGACGGAAAGCAAGGCCAGCTAA
- the ypeB gene encoding germination protein YpeB, which translates to MKRRISTIVLTLALLMAVGWGLWERANRLTLANAVEAGGQRDFYNLLSYVEQAQVSIGKSLASSSPRQQAVHLTEAWNQAAAAQLSLSQLPTPGIKPINTSKFLAQTSDYSNYLAQKLARGGEISPQEREQLARLRDEMKRLALDLRQTESQVASKGLRWSSFYSTRMPQPLRTIARLAVPVQAQAGPLEGFVNADRRLQTLPSLNYDGPFSDHLEKPRPLGLKGGEISQAEAERKALAFANDASNSSYRVQATRTSNGLLPTFALNLIDNRRPNVIVHIDVSKQGGEIISLLNTRPVGAPTLDAAKALERATAFLKAHGFANMQPTYTVRTGNSQVITFAAKEGDVLLYPDQVKVKVALDNGEITGWDATPYYMAHHNRQLPKPKLTPAEARAKINSGLKVEGVRLALIPLPGGIEKLTYEVKTKLDDTYYLSYINAITGEEEKVLQIVDVPGGQLTM; encoded by the coding sequence TTGAAACGCAGGATTTCTACCATTGTCCTGACCCTGGCCCTGTTAATGGCCGTCGGCTGGGGCCTGTGGGAGAGGGCCAACCGTTTAACCCTGGCCAACGCCGTAGAGGCCGGCGGCCAGCGCGACTTCTATAACCTCTTGAGTTACGTAGAGCAGGCCCAAGTCAGTATAGGTAAATCCCTGGCCAGCAGTTCTCCCCGCCAGCAGGCCGTCCACCTGACGGAAGCCTGGAACCAGGCGGCTGCCGCCCAGCTGTCCTTAAGCCAGCTGCCTACCCCGGGCATAAAGCCCATCAATACCAGCAAATTCCTGGCCCAGACCAGCGACTACAGCAACTACCTGGCGCAAAAGCTAGCCCGAGGCGGGGAAATAAGCCCCCAGGAGAGGGAACAGCTGGCCAGGTTACGCGATGAAATGAAGCGGCTAGCCCTGGATCTCCGCCAGACGGAAAGCCAGGTAGCCAGTAAAGGTTTGCGCTGGAGCAGTTTCTACAGCACGCGGATGCCGCAGCCCTTAAGGACCATTGCCAGGCTGGCCGTTCCCGTCCAGGCCCAGGCCGGGCCCCTGGAGGGCTTCGTTAACGCCGACCGGCGCCTGCAAACCCTGCCCAGCCTGAACTACGACGGTCCCTTTTCCGATCATCTGGAAAAGCCGCGCCCCCTGGGCCTTAAGGGCGGCGAGATCTCCCAGGCTGAGGCTGAACGCAAAGCACTTGCCTTTGCCAACGACGCCAGCAACAGCAGTTACCGCGTCCAGGCCACCCGAACCAGCAACGGCCTCCTGCCCACCTTTGCCCTTAACTTAATAGACAACCGGCGTCCCAATGTGATAGTGCACATTGATGTCAGCAAACAGGGCGGGGAGATCATTTCCCTCCTCAATACCCGGCCGGTTGGCGCTCCCACCCTCGACGCTGCCAAAGCCCTGGAGCGGGCCACGGCTTTCTTAAAGGCCCACGGCTTTGCCAATATGCAGCCCACGTATACCGTACGCACCGGTAATAGCCAGGTGATTACCTTCGCCGCTAAAGAAGGCGATGTCCTCCTTTATCCCGACCAGGTAAAGGTCAAGGTAGCCCTGGACAACGGGGAAATTACCGGCTGGGACGCGACACCCTACTATATGGCTCATCACAACCGCCAGCTGCCCAAACCAAAGCTAACCCCAGCCGAGGCCCGGGCCAAAATTAACTCCGGCCTCAAGGTTGAAGGCGTCCGGCTGGCCCTGATACCCCTGCCCGGGGGGATAGAAAAGCTCACCTATGAAGTTAAAACCAAGCTCGATGATACCTATTACCTCTCATATATCAACGCCATCACAGGTGAAGAAGAAAAGGTGCTGCAAATAGTTGACGTGCCTGGCGGCCAGTTGACTATGTAG